TGTTTCCTTAGGGAGGTTCTGCTGTCTCCCGCCAATCCGATCGGgaaaattattgattatttcTACAGGGTTGAGTTCCAGCAGCGTGGGTCCCCTCATGTTCATGTTTTGTTCTGGGTGGAGGGGGCTCCACAAATAGGGAAAGCGACGGTCGAGGAGGTCGCCGCATTCATTGATAGATACGTGACCTGCGAGATTCCTGTGGATGACGAGGTGTTGGCAGAGATTGTACTGTCTGTTCAGCAGCACTCCAGGAGCCACACAAAATCTtgcaaaaaaggggggaaaGCATGTCGCTTCAACTTTCCCAGAACAGCATCCGGCCGAACATTTGTTATtgatgaagaaaagaaacagaaatgtcccaAATGTTCGGACCCAAATCAATTAGGCGCAACGGACGAAAAAGCAAAAGATCAATGCATCTGCTTTCAGATCATGATGAGGAAGCACGAAGCTGAGATGGCAGCAGAAGCATTGAACGAAATTACAAGAGAGGTCCTCGACGAGAAATCTAAATTTGACACCCTGGAGCAGATCTTCGAACATTTCCAAATTGACCAGGAAATATACGAAAGTCTGTTCAGGGCCTGTAGCAGGAAAAGAAAAGTCGTcttaaaaagagataaaaatgaaatctggATCAATCCGTACAACAAGTCCCTGCTAAAGTGTTGGAATGCAAACATGGACATTCAATACATCGTGGATGCTTATGCATGCGTCGTGTACATAATTTCGTACATTTCAAAAGACGAGCGCGAAATGGGTCTGTTGTTAAGGAACGCCCAAAAAGAAGCGGAAAAAGGAAACGCCAGTGCAAAAGAGTCACTGAAGAAATTAGGCACCGTGTACTTACATAATCGGGACGTGTCAGCTCAAGAAGCTGTTTATAGATTGGCCAACATGCATCTAAAAGAATGTTCCAGAAAAGTAGTGTTCATTCCAACCGGGGACAACATAGTTAGAATGAGCAAACCACTGGCTGTTCTGCAGGAGCAAGGCGAGTCAGGAAACCAGTGGATGCTCAACATCGTCGATAGGTACAAAAATAGGCCAATTAACGAAGAATTTGATGATATGTGCATCGCTACTTTTGCGTCGGAATATCGTTTACTGtcgaaaaatgaaaaatctaaaaatgcgATAGAACTTAGGCATAATTGTGGCTTTATTGTTAGACGCACTCGAACAAAACCTGCAGTCGTCCGTTATGCGCGTTTCtctgaaatgaaaaatccaGAGCGGTTTCATTTGAGCATCCTTCAATTATTCCTCCCGTATCGCACGGACGACGACCTGAAACCGCAGGATTTCAAATTCTACCAGCAATTTTACGAAAAGGGTACGGTGCGTCTTAGAAGCGGCGAATACACTGTTGAAAGTGTCGTCGATCGGAACCGGGAGAAGTTCGAGCTTGAAGCTGATGCGTTAGAGCTGGCTCAGTTCGAACTGTCGGATACTGAGATTCTGGAAGCTGCATGGGACATGTTGGTCCCCGGAGCACAATTAGAGCAGAGAGAGTGTgctcaggagctgcaggagagacAGTCCGAGGATAGAGAGGTCGGGGAAGATCAGGAGCCGGAGATTCCAGATCTGGATGTTCTCCGTGCTGAAGCTGCTCACCTTGAAAGGAATCCAGGTCTTAGTAGGGAGGAGGGGTTGTTGCTGATTAGCTCTCTGAATCAGCTGCAACTCTCCACCTTCTTTTATGTCAGAGAGTGGTGTCTGAAGAAAGTGGCTGGTCACAACCCAGATCCTCTGCACATGTTCGTTACAGGCGGTGCAGGGACTGGAAAGAGCCACTTGATCAGAGCAATCCAGTACGAGGCCACGAGGTTGCTGTCACCTCTGTGTCTCCAACCGGACTCCATCTCAGTTCTGCTCACCGCCCCCACTGGGATTGCTGCCTATAGTCTGAAGGCATCAACAATTCACACAACATTTGGAATCGGTAAAGATATCCGTCTGCCGTACTGTCCTCTGGGTGAGGACAAAGTTAATTCTATGCGCGTTAAATATCACGATTTACACATTTTGATTATTGATGAGATTTCCATGGTGGACCACAGACTATTGACTTACATCCACGGCAGACTACGACAAATTAAGCAAACAGGGGACTTTTCCCCTTTTGGGAAAGTTTCAATTATTGCTGTCGGCGATTTCTATCAGTTACCTCCCGTTAAAGGGAAACCACTTTATGCAGAAACATCTGATGTAAATTTGTGGTCCACGTTCTTCAAAGTGGTTGAACTGAAAGAGATTGTCCGACAGAAAGATCAAGCATTTGCACAGATGTTAAACAGAATTAGGACGCGTTCAAAAGAAACCAAATTGTTACCTGGTGATGTGCAAATGCTGAAGCAGCGTGAAACAGGCGAGGGCAGCACGGCTTTACACATTTTCCCCACAAATGCCCAAGTGTTTGCACACAACTTGGAGCAGCTACAAACAATTTGTGAAGATTATTTTGAGATTAGTGCAGAGGATTTCATTCCAAGTAAGGAAACAGGAAAACTGGAACTGATGAGTGGGCAtcataaaaaagtcaagaaCAGCTGTTTGGAAGAGAAGCTGCTCTTGGGCGTGAACGCTCGTGTGATGTTGTGCAAAAATTTAGACATCACCGATGGATTGGTAAATGGAGCATGCGGCATAGTCACCCACATTGAATTTCATAAAGGTAGGGGTTTTCCAAAATgcatttatgttaaatttgACGACGGGGAAATTGGAAAAATATCTCGGAGAACTTGTGCTAAAGCCGACTTGCCTGGTTCCACTGCTGTAGAGCCCGAGGAAGAGTGGGTTAATAATAAAGGGGGGATGAGGCGACAGTTCCCACTCAAACTGGCATGGGCATGTACTGTCCACAAGGTTCAAGGCCTGACTGTCGATGAGGCGGTAGTTTCGTTCaagaagatcttttctgctgGTCAGGTCTATGTTGCTGTTAGTCGGGTTCGGACGATTCAGGGATTAATTATTCGTGATTTTAAGGATAAGGCTATTTATTGTAATAAACATGCGAAGGCTGCTCTGGAGAAGATGCCCCCCCTCCTGACTGATGAAAGAAGATGTGATCCGTcttctttcaatgtttttttgctgaatgttCAGGGACTAACCAGACATGTCTCTTATCTGGCCCACTgcacacagcagctgcagcttaaCTCCATTGCTGTGACAGAGACATGGCTGACCCCTAATTCTGACCTAGACACTGTCCAAATTGACAGCTATAGTTTCCACAGCCGTCCACGAGGTCTATCATACAGTGGGACCAACCCAGCATTGGTTGGGCTGAGGAGTCAGCAACATGGTGGAGTTGGTATCTGTGTGGACGGAGGTGAGTATGAGATTTTAGAGAAGCCAGACCTTAATTTGGAGTGTCATTTACAGGAGTCTGGCTCTAGATTTAGTCATAGCAGTTGCTAACTTTGGATAAGCCCTGTATTTCATTGCAGTTTGTTAAGCTTGCCAAGGAGATCTTCAGTTTAAGATTTTGTAACATTTGTTGTTATGTTTGATTACATATACAATTTTAAATCACTATATCTAGAACATTTTAATAGCTATTGGTATGAAAGTTATTAAGTACATACATCAAAACAATCTATATAATCTATATGCATAATTTTGGGGCGGAAAATTGCCCTAGATGCCACATTTTCAGTTAGCATAGCCTGGTTCAAGATCTAAGGTAACTGTTACGCCCCATGTGGTCTAGGGGTGTGGGGcttaacataaaggtaaattaaataagtgtttaacaaaaacacaacaaaactctccataaaaagttaacaaatttatttacatgaacaaaataactaaacataataactaaaagtgaagcaaaaggcttcagggtgaaccaaggccaaaataacaaacaaaatcccaactaactcaacccagggagcttacctgtaAAAGAAAccgtaaaataatgacaaacactaacctccctggactaacataaacaggagaaaacatttactaaagaaaattgcagttcacccctacagcttcacctaacTTAAACAccactaaacacagaacacagagtgggacctaacacaaaacaccaaagaaactacaaaatgtgcacaaatcaaaacaggtggagaagttcactgagctgcagtggagacatgTTGCAGCCTAGCTCCCTTCtcatggtctggaggtccaaacggggcttttgaaggctcccctccttcaggtccaaccaatggggagccacgcctccagcaccacacctgaaacaaatcaacagaaaaacacacaaacaaagatccacaaaacacaaagtcccactctgacaaaaattcaccctaccaaaaagaaaacaaaaccaaatacggccacagccgtaacagtAACTAAGctttgtcattattattatctATAAACTGTTAACTATTCAATACATATTGGCAAATATGACACAGTATGCTGACAAACACTACATAGTATCGTTTGTCAGAAATATGCCAACATGATTTAATTTTCCCAGTATTTGACACTGCAGTAATTTTCCAAATAGTAAATAACTTTGTTGCACAAGATTGGGCAAAGAGTTGAGAATGATACAAACCtgacaaacatgtttatttactgatatttataccatggtctgggtgaatacttgattctgattggctgctgggtgtgcattaaaaagtgataatgcacagtaataacgcacacctaaaaaagaagttccggtcacacagaccaaacgttcgatatcactgcgcaggcttctttaaaacacatttttccttcatcgtctggacaaaacaagcagtaatggatgaactttctctctgaactgatgctttattgaACTTATTGTAGCggccagcatttatattcccctccttttgtaaggtaaattaatattgacaaattggttattctccttctaataaaacaccactcgacatgaa
This Oryzias melastigma strain HK-1 linkage group LG2, ASM292280v2, whole genome shotgun sequence DNA region includes the following protein-coding sequences:
- the LOC112159935 gene encoding uncharacterized protein LOC112159935 (The sequence of the model RefSeq protein was modified relative to this genomic sequence to represent the inferred CDS: added 587 bases not found in genome assembly), whose amino-acid sequence is MAKALSTEKYRRDPSHRAMVKAMSTEKYRRDPSHRATVKAMSTEKYRRDPSHRATVKAMSTEKYRRNPSHRSTVKARSMDKYKQDATHKIRVNIAIKKRYWENPVFRKSVIFNVKLKRQLLKKKAESFEEVMKDFLRKVEHGPEFVCCVCNRLLFHHQVLLCSRETYSKTAMMGEIADRCISEAYLHRCNRDCESPCSLLETARGALWICHSCDSKLKRGQTPPEWVGNKLGVHPVPPELACLNSLEQHLIALHIPFMKMLALPKGGQNGIHGPITCVPANLVQTTNVLPRSDMEGSLLRVKLKRKLTYKGHYEYQFVNTMHIRRALQYLKQNNQYYKDIEFNEAWLNDFCKEQLEVNQNEVENEADKKEEKADGEDELLHDRQTHCMFQDSALFPVDIGQEVLDQYFEDILNLAPAEGNNPVRLLSNRENEAKCFPVIFPDGKNVYHEVRKHKLTLSRYFNNRILHADGRFAQNVEYIFFAQYMSEVEKVVCSVSVALRKEKTGRASESVSADARSEKSLKKLLEVDQGYCFLRPIRGTPAFWQATQKDLLACVRQLGLPVWFCSFSAADLRWKNLLDTVLRQEGRTQTADQLDWTDRCDLLRRNSVTAARMFDFRWHCFLREVLLSPANPIGKIIDYFYRVEFQQRGSPHVHVLFWVEGAPQIGKATVEEVAAFIDRYVTCEIPVDDEVLAEIVLSVQQHSRSHTKSCKKGGKACRFNFPRTASGRTFVIDEEKKQKCPKCSDPNQLGATDEKAKDQCICFQIMMRKHEAEMAAEALNEITREVLDEKSKFDTLEQIFEHFQIDQEIYESLFRACSRKRKVVLKRDKNEIWINPYNKSLLKCWNANMDIQYIVDAYACVVYIISYISKDEREMGLLLRNAQKEAEKGNASAKESLKKLGTVYLHNRDVSAQEAVYRLANMHLKECSRKVVFIPTGDNIVRMSKPLAVLQEQGESGNQWMLNIVDRYKNRPINEEFDDMCIATFASEYRLLSKNEKSKNAIELRHNCGFIVRRTRTKPAVVRYARFSEMKNPERFHLSILQLFLPYRTDDDLKPQDFKFYQQFYEKGTVRLRSGEYTVESVVDRNREKFELEADALELAQFELSDTEILEAAWDMLVPGAQLEQRECAQELQERQSEDREVGEDQEPEIPDLDVLRAEAAHLERNPGLSREEGLLLISSLNQLQLSTFFYVREWCLKKVAGHNPDPLHMFVTGGAGTGKSHLIRAIQYEATRLLSPLCLQPDSISVLLTAPTGIAAYSLKASTIHTTFGIGKDIRLPYCPLGEDKVNSMRVKYHDLHILIIDEISMVDHRLLTYIHGRLRQIKQTGDFSPFGKVSIIAVGDFYQLPPVKGKPLYAETSDVNLWSTFFKVVELKEIVRQKDQAFAQMLNRIRTRSKETKLLPGDVQMLKQRETGEGSTALHIFPTNAQVFAHNLEQLQTICEDYFEISAEDFIPSKETGKLELMSGHHKKVKNSCLEEKLLLGVNARVMLCKNLDITDGLVNGACGIVTHIEFHKGRGFPKCIYVKFDDGEIGKISRRTCAKADLPGSTAVEPEEEWVNNKGGMRRQFPLKLAWACTVHKVQGLTVDEAVVSFKKIFSAGQVYVAVSRVRTIQGLIIRDFKDKAIYCNKHAKAALEKMPPLLTDERRCDPSSFNVFLLNVQGLTRHVSYLAHCTQQLQPNCIAVTETWLTPNSDLDAVQIDGYSFHSRPRGLSYSGTNPALVGLRSQQHGGVGIYCVDGGDNEILEKPDLNLECVIYRSLALDLVIAVVYRPPSYPVVLFRSHLQDLVIWLESKSSTVVVMGDFNEDIPKSSSICNLMTHRGFTQHVTSPTTERGVTIIDHVYVKTDKFVVNAVVSQIYFSDHEGILCSFSAA